The following proteins are co-located in the bacterium genome:
- a CDS encoding glutamine--tRNA ligase/YqeY domain fusion protein — protein sequence MPMERSAPPPSDFIRDIVAQDLAAGTHGGRVVTRFPPEPNGYLHIGHAKSICLNFGIALENHGVCHLRFDDTNPAKEDVEYVESIQQDVRWLGFDWRDKLFYASDYFPRLHAYAVQLIEAGLAYVDSLSPEDIRAHRGTLTEPGRDSPYRARSVEENLDLFARMTAGEFAEGAHVLRAKIDMASPNINLRDPAIYRIKKAPHHRTGSTWCVYPMYDFAHALSDAIEGITHSICTLEFEDHRPLYDWVIDHLPVPSRPRQYEFARLNLNYTVLSKRKLLTLVADGHVAGWDDPRMPTLAGLRRRGYTPEAIRSFCGAIGVAKRDSVVDVAMLEHAVRDDLNRRAPRAMAVLRPLKVVIENYPDGQVEQLEAVNNPEDASMGTRPVPFGRELYIERDDFREDPPKQFFRLAPGREVRLRYAYFIRCERAIKDADGQVVELRCTYDPATRGGDAPDGRKVKATLHWVAAAHALPAEVRLYDRLFTVENPNLEKDGQPWTSYLNPQSLEVLRDCRLEPSLAGASSGDRYQFERHGYFCADEDSRPGALVFNRTVGLRDAWARIEKKGS from the coding sequence ATGCCGATGGAACGCAGCGCGCCGCCCCCCTCCGATTTCATTCGCGACATCGTCGCCCAGGATCTGGCCGCCGGCACGCACGGCGGCCGGGTCGTGACCCGGTTCCCGCCCGAGCCCAACGGCTACCTCCACATCGGGCATGCGAAGTCGATCTGCCTCAACTTCGGCATCGCGCTGGAGAACCACGGGGTCTGCCATCTGCGCTTCGACGACACCAACCCCGCGAAGGAGGACGTCGAATACGTGGAGTCGATCCAGCAGGATGTCCGCTGGCTGGGCTTCGACTGGCGCGACAAGCTCTTCTACGCCTCCGACTACTTCCCGCGGCTGCATGCCTACGCGGTGCAGTTGATCGAGGCGGGCCTGGCGTACGTCGACAGCCTGTCGCCGGAGGACATCCGCGCCCATCGCGGCACGCTCACCGAGCCGGGGCGCGACAGCCCGTACCGCGCCCGCTCGGTGGAGGAGAACCTCGACCTCTTCGCGCGCATGACGGCGGGCGAGTTCGCGGAGGGGGCGCACGTGTTGCGCGCCAAGATCGACATGGCGTCGCCGAACATCAACCTGCGCGATCCGGCGATCTATCGCATCAAGAAGGCGCCGCATCACCGCACCGGGAGCACGTGGTGCGTCTACCCGATGTACGATTTCGCGCACGCGCTGTCGGACGCCATCGAGGGCATCACGCACTCGATCTGCACCCTCGAGTTCGAGGATCACCGGCCGCTCTACGACTGGGTGATCGACCACCTGCCGGTGCCGAGTCGGCCGCGCCAGTACGAATTCGCGCGTCTGAACCTGAACTACACGGTGCTGAGCAAGCGCAAGCTGCTGACCCTGGTCGCCGACGGCCACGTCGCCGGCTGGGACGATCCGCGCATGCCGACGCTCGCCGGCCTGCGGCGTCGCGGCTACACGCCGGAGGCGATCCGCAGCTTCTGCGGCGCCATCGGCGTCGCCAAGCGCGACAGCGTGGTCGACGTCGCGATGCTCGAGCACGCGGTGCGCGACGATCTCAATCGCCGGGCGCCGCGGGCGATGGCGGTGCTGCGGCCGCTCAAGGTGGTGATCGAGAACTACCCCGACGGGCAGGTCGAGCAGCTCGAGGCGGTGAACAATCCCGAGGACGCCAGCATGGGGACGCGGCCGGTGCCGTTCGGGCGCGAGCTCTACATCGAGCGGGACGACTTCCGCGAGGACCCGCCGAAGCAGTTCTTCCGCCTGGCGCCGGGGCGCGAGGTGCGGCTGCGCTACGCGTACTTCATCCGCTGCGAGCGGGCGATCAAGGATGCCGACGGGCAGGTGGTGGAGCTGCGCTGCACCTACGATCCGGCGACGCGGGGCGGCGACGCGCCCGACGGCCGCAAGGTGAAGGCGACGCTGCACTGGGTGGCGGCGGCGCACGCGCTGCCGGCGGAGGTGCGGCTCTACGACCGGCTGTTCACGGTCGAGAACCCGAACCTGGAGAAGGACGGGCAGCCGTGGACCTCGTACCTGAATCCGCAGTCGCTGGAGGTGCTGCGCGACTGTCGGCTCGAGCCCAGCCTGGCCGGGGCGTCGTCCGGCGATCGCTACCAGTTCGAGCGCCACGGCTACTTCTGCGCCGACGAGGATTCGCGTCCCGGCGCGCTGGTCTTCAACCGCACGGTCGGCCTGCGCGACGCCTGGGCGCGGATCGAGAAGAAGGGTTCGTAG
- the gltX gene encoding glutamate--tRNA ligase yields the protein MSSVRTRFAPSPTGYLHIGGARTALFNFLYARHEGGTFVLRIEDTDRERSTQEATQAILGSLRWLGLQWDEGPFFQSERGALYREHAERLLSLGRAYRCYCTPEELEQRRQTAQAEGRKPMYDRRCRDRHDAPAGRPFTIRFKAPLDGETLVHDALRGVVTFQNSEIDDLIIVRSDGTPTYNFCVVVDDALMAITDNIRGDDHLANTPKQVLMYQALGYPTPRFAHVPLILGLDRARLSKRHGATSVLAYREEGYLPAALNNYLARLGWSAGDQEIFTGEELIEKFSLAHVGASAGVFNPEKLEWVNAQHLKMTPPSLVAELLKPFLAERGWTAPGDDAWLARAAATLQERAKTLVDLLDQGAYYFSQAVTLDPAAVAKHLAKTNPDALRDLRDALAALEEWTAPAIEAAFQSVLARHGLALGKLAQPVRVALTGSTVSPGIYELVEVVGRERSIARLDRVLPMIGSGG from the coding sequence ATGTCGTCGGTCCGCACCCGCTTCGCCCCCAGTCCCACCGGCTATCTGCACATCGGCGGCGCCCGGACCGCGCTCTTCAATTTCCTCTACGCGCGCCATGAGGGCGGCACCTTCGTGCTGCGGATCGAGGACACCGACCGCGAGCGCTCCACCCAGGAGGCGACGCAGGCGATCCTCGGCAGCCTGCGATGGCTCGGGTTGCAGTGGGACGAGGGACCGTTCTTCCAGAGCGAGCGCGGGGCGCTCTACCGGGAGCACGCCGAGCGCCTCCTCTCCCTCGGCCGCGCCTACCGCTGCTACTGCACGCCCGAGGAGCTGGAGCAGCGGCGCCAGACGGCCCAGGCCGAGGGGCGCAAGCCGATGTACGATCGCCGGTGCCGCGACCGCCACGACGCGCCCGCCGGGCGGCCCTTCACCATCCGCTTCAAGGCGCCGCTCGACGGCGAGACGCTGGTGCACGATGCCCTGCGCGGCGTCGTCACCTTCCAGAACAGCGAGATCGACGACCTCATCATCGTCCGCAGCGATGGCACGCCGACCTACAACTTCTGCGTCGTCGTCGACGACGCGCTGATGGCGATCACCGACAACATCCGCGGCGACGACCACCTCGCGAACACCCCGAAGCAGGTGCTGATGTACCAGGCGCTCGGCTATCCGACGCCGCGCTTCGCGCACGTGCCGCTGATCCTCGGTCTCGACCGCGCCCGCCTCAGCAAACGCCACGGCGCGACCTCGGTGCTCGCCTATCGCGAGGAGGGCTACCTGCCGGCGGCGCTCAACAACTACCTCGCCCGCCTCGGCTGGTCGGCCGGCGACCAGGAGATCTTCACCGGCGAGGAGCTGATCGAGAAGTTCTCGCTCGCGCACGTCGGCGCCTCGGCGGGCGTCTTCAATCCCGAGAAACTCGAGTGGGTGAACGCCCAGCATCTCAAGATGACGCCCCCTTCGCTGGTCGCCGAGCTGCTGAAGCCGTTCCTCGCCGAGCGTGGGTGGACGGCCCCCGGCGACGACGCCTGGCTGGCGCGCGCCGCCGCGACGCTCCAGGAGCGCGCCAAGACGCTCGTCGATCTGCTCGACCAGGGCGCCTACTACTTCAGCCAGGCCGTCACGCTCGACCCCGCCGCCGTCGCCAAGCACCTCGCGAAGACCAACCCCGACGCCCTGCGCGACCTGCGCGACGCGCTGGCCGCGCTCGAGGAGTGGACCGCGCCGGCCATCGAGGCGGCGTTTCAGTCGGTGCTCGCGCGCCACGGCCTGGCGCTCGGCAAGCTCGCCCAGCCGGTCCGCGTCGCCCTCACCGGCAGCACCGTCAGCCCAGGCATCTACGAGCTCGTCGAGGTCGTCGGCCGCGAACGCAGCATCGCTCGCCTCGACCGCGTGCTGCCGATGATCGGCAGCGGCGGCTGA
- the thrS gene encoding threonine--tRNA ligase, translating into MRIAVTLPTGSRHEVEPGTTIVAALKAAGADLKGVIAARFDGRVVDLSTPLSAGGEIAPVAADSPAGLDVLRHSSAHLMAQAVKRLFPDTQITIGPVIEDGFFYDIKKDTPFTPEDLERIENEMRAIVKQDFPVVREEMDREEATRFFRDQGEHYKAEIIAGLPDQRVGLYRQGEFVDLCRGPHVPRTGVHKAFKLTGVAGAYWRGDERNEMLQRIYGTAWASKEALAEHLTRIEEAKRRDHRKLGRELDLFSFDLVAPGSPFFHPKGAVVYNELIGYVRGLYRKYGYDEVITPQVMDVELWKRSGHYDNYRENMYFTQLEEREFAVKPMNCPSHCLIFGNRKRSYRELPIRYADFGRLHRAERSGTLHGLTRVRSFSQDDAHIFCMPEQIGDEISAFLRMVDEVYTDFGFGERRVLLSTRPEKSIGSDEMWERAEGALAEALAGAAMPYEINAGDGAFYGPKIDFMIVDALKRAWQLATVQLDFGALPERFDLTYIRPDGSEARPVMIHRAVLGTIERFMGILIEHCAGAFPLWLAPEQVRVLTLTERQEGYGAEVGATLRDAGFRVEIDDRNEKLGYKVREAQLAKVPVMLVVGDKEQAERTVAPRRRSGGSSEPVSIDAIIAELRDAVRRRGAA; encoded by the coding sequence ATGCGCATCGCGGTCACACTGCCGACGGGAAGCCGTCACGAGGTCGAACCGGGGACGACGATCGTCGCCGCCCTGAAGGCCGCTGGAGCCGACCTCAAGGGCGTGATCGCGGCCCGCTTCGATGGCCGCGTCGTCGACCTGTCGACGCCCCTGTCGGCCGGCGGCGAGATCGCCCCGGTGGCGGCCGATTCGCCGGCCGGGCTCGACGTGCTCCGTCATTCGAGCGCCCACCTCATGGCGCAGGCGGTGAAGCGGCTCTTTCCCGACACCCAGATCACCATCGGTCCGGTGATCGAGGATGGCTTCTTCTACGACATCAAGAAGGACACGCCGTTCACGCCCGAGGACCTGGAGCGCATCGAGAACGAGATGCGCGCCATCGTGAAGCAGGACTTCCCGGTGGTCCGCGAGGAGATGGATCGCGAGGAGGCGACGCGCTTCTTCCGCGATCAGGGCGAGCACTACAAGGCCGAGATCATCGCCGGGCTGCCCGACCAGCGGGTCGGGCTCTACCGCCAGGGCGAGTTCGTGGATCTCTGCCGCGGCCCGCACGTGCCGCGCACGGGGGTGCACAAGGCGTTCAAGCTCACCGGCGTCGCCGGCGCCTACTGGCGCGGCGACGAGCGCAACGAGATGCTGCAGCGCATCTACGGCACCGCGTGGGCCAGCAAGGAGGCGCTCGCCGAGCATCTGACGCGCATCGAGGAAGCGAAGCGGCGCGACCACCGCAAGCTCGGCAGGGAGCTCGACCTCTTCTCGTTCGACCTGGTCGCCCCGGGCAGCCCGTTCTTCCACCCCAAGGGCGCCGTCGTCTACAACGAGCTGATCGGCTACGTCCGCGGCCTGTACCGGAAGTACGGCTACGACGAAGTCATCACCCCGCAGGTGATGGACGTCGAGCTGTGGAAGCGCTCCGGGCACTACGACAACTACCGCGAGAACATGTACTTCACGCAGCTCGAGGAGCGCGAGTTCGCGGTCAAGCCGATGAACTGCCCGTCGCACTGCCTGATCTTCGGCAACCGCAAGCGCTCGTATCGCGAGCTGCCGATCCGCTACGCCGACTTCGGCCGCCTGCACCGCGCCGAGCGCTCCGGGACGCTGCACGGCCTGACGCGGGTGCGCAGCTTCTCACAGGACGACGCCCACATCTTCTGCATGCCGGAGCAGATCGGCGACGAGATCAGCGCCTTCCTGCGCATGGTCGACGAGGTCTACACCGACTTCGGCTTCGGCGAGCGCCGGGTGCTGCTGTCGACGCGGCCGGAGAAGTCGATCGGCAGCGACGAGATGTGGGAGCGCGCCGAGGGCGCCCTCGCCGAGGCGCTCGCCGGCGCCGCGATGCCGTACGAGATCAATGCCGGCGATGGCGCCTTCTACGGCCCGAAGATCGACTTCATGATCGTCGACGCGCTCAAGCGCGCCTGGCAGTTGGCGACCGTCCAGCTCGATTTCGGGGCGCTGCCGGAGCGCTTCGACCTCACCTACATCCGGCCCGACGGCAGCGAGGCGCGTCCGGTGATGATCCATCGCGCCGTGCTCGGCACCATCGAGCGCTTCATGGGCATTCTCATCGAGCACTGCGCCGGCGCCTTTCCGCTCTGGCTGGCGCCGGAGCAGGTCCGGGTGCTGACGCTCACCGAGCGCCAGGAGGGCTACGGGGCCGAGGTCGGCGCGACGCTGCGCGATGCCGGCTTCCGCGTCGAGATCGACGACCGCAACGAGAAACTCGGATACAAGGTGCGCGAGGCGCAGCTCGCGAAGGTGCCGGTGATGCTGGTGGTCGGCGACAAGGAACAGGCCGAACGCACCGTCGCGCCGCGCCGCCGCAGCGGCGGCAGCAGCGAGCCCGTATCGATCGACGCCATCATCGCCGAGCTGCGCGACGCCGTCCGTCGCCGCGGCGCGGCCTGA
- the rpmI gene encoding 50S ribosomal protein L35 translates to MPKLKTNRGAAKRFKKTGTGKIVRKKAYLRHQLSCKTRKQKRNLRGSALVDAANAPQIRKLIPYL, encoded by the coding sequence ATGCCGAAGCTCAAGACCAACCGCGGCGCCGCCAAGCGCTTCAAGAAGACCGGAACCGGCAAGATCGTGCGCAAGAAGGCGTATCTGCGCCACCAGTTGAGCTGCAAGACGCGCAAGCAGAAGCGCAACCTGCGCGGCTCGGCGCTGGTCGACGCCGCCAACGCGCCGCAGATCCGCAAGCTCATCCCATATCTGTGA
- the rplT gene encoding 50S ribosomal protein L20: MPRAKRGTKGLAKHRKIRKLAKGNVGGRRKLYRAARETIEKGLVYAYRDRRVKKREFRSLWIVRINAAARLVGLTYSQLMQGLKKSGIAMDRKMLADLAMRDPNGFNAVAEVAKAQLAA; the protein is encoded by the coding sequence ATGCCACGCGCCAAAAGAGGCACCAAGGGACTCGCCAAGCACCGCAAGATCCGCAAGCTCGCGAAGGGCAACGTCGGCGGCCGCCGCAAGCTCTACCGCGCCGCGCGCGAGACCATCGAGAAGGGGCTCGTCTACGCCTATCGCGACCGGCGGGTGAAGAAGCGCGAGTTCCGCAGTCTGTGGATCGTCCGCATCAACGCCGCCGCGCGCCTGGTGGGGCTGACCTATTCGCAGCTCATGCAGGGGCTGAAGAAGAGCGGCATCGCCATGGACCGCAAGATGCTCGCGGACCTGGCGATGCGCGATCCGAACGGCTTCAATGCCGTCGCCGAGGTCGCCAAGGCGCAGCTCGCGGCCTGA
- the pheS gene encoding phenylalanine--tRNA ligase subunit alpha: protein MQEALEAIRAAARAALATAADEEAVEALRVRFLGRKGELTTVVRLMRDVAPEDRPAMGALLNAVKDEVETRLEEALAAARARGRSAAAAERLDVTEPGRRPALGRAHPLMQVMDEIVDVFHGLGFSVAEGPEIEDDFHNFEALNFPPDHPARDMQDTMFASDGHLLRTHTSPVQIRVMESQSPPLRVIVPGVVYRHDSDTTHSPMFHQIEGFMVDRRITFGHLKGVLTHVLQAIFGAGLPVRMRPSFFPFTEPSAEVDVGCFGCARDGSACRICKSSGWVEILGAGMIDPNVFRAVGYDPEEVSGFAFGLGIERIAMLKYQIDDIRLFFANDVRFLRQF, encoded by the coding sequence ATGCAGGAGGCGCTGGAGGCCATCCGCGCCGCCGCCCGGGCGGCGCTCGCCACCGCGGCGGACGAGGAGGCGGTCGAGGCGCTGCGCGTGCGCTTCCTCGGCCGCAAGGGCGAGCTCACCACCGTGGTGCGGCTGATGCGCGACGTCGCGCCGGAGGACCGGCCGGCGATGGGCGCGCTGCTCAACGCGGTCAAGGACGAGGTCGAGACCCGCCTCGAGGAGGCCCTCGCTGCGGCGCGCGCCCGGGGCCGGTCCGCCGCCGCCGCCGAACGCCTGGACGTCACCGAACCGGGCCGGCGGCCGGCGCTCGGGCGCGCGCACCCGCTGATGCAGGTGATGGACGAGATCGTCGACGTCTTCCACGGCCTCGGCTTCAGCGTTGCCGAAGGGCCGGAGATCGAGGACGACTTCCACAACTTCGAAGCGCTCAACTTTCCCCCGGACCACCCGGCGCGCGACATGCAGGACACGATGTTCGCCAGCGACGGGCACCTGCTGCGCACCCACACCTCGCCGGTGCAGATCCGGGTCATGGAGTCGCAGTCGCCGCCGCTGCGGGTGATCGTTCCGGGCGTCGTCTACCGCCACGACAGCGACACCACGCACTCGCCGATGTTCCACCAGATCGAGGGCTTCATGGTCGATCGGCGGATCACCTTCGGCCACCTGAAGGGCGTGCTCACCCACGTGCTGCAGGCGATCTTCGGCGCCGGCCTGCCGGTGCGCATGCGGCCGAGCTTCTTTCCCTTCACCGAGCCCAGCGCCGAGGTCGACGTCGGCTGCTTCGGCTGCGCCCGCGACGGCAGCGCCTGTCGCATCTGCAAGAGCAGCGGCTGGGTGGAGATTCTCGGCGCCGGCATGATCGATCCCAACGTCTTCCGCGCCGTCGGCTACGATCCGGAGGAGGTGTCGGGCTTCGCCTTCGGCCTCGGCATCGAGCGGATCGCGATGCTGAAGTACCAGATCGACGACATCCGACTCTTCTTCGCCAACGATGTCCGCTTCCTGCGCCAGTTCTGA
- the pheT gene encoding phenylalanine--tRNA ligase subunit beta has translation MKVLLSWLRELVPIGLDTPALCDRLSAGGLVVDGVEVLGAEIRDVVVAEILSTAPHPSAERLTVCEIRTGAGPTAPVVCGARNMQAGDRVAYAPPGATLPGGRRIERVEIRGVASAGMLCSEAELGIGAAAEGILILGAEAPLGARLAAHLGIEDTVLDIDVTPNRGDCLSILGIAREIAALTGQPLPRTRSALREKGAPAIEAIGVRIEDPLGCPRYAARIIRGVSVRPSPSWVARRLEAVGLRAINNVVDVTNLVMIERGQPLHAFDYARLDRREVVVRRAGATQRLRTLDGVERSLAADDLLITTGETPIALAGVMGGADTEVSDATTTVLLESACFDPASIRRTARRSELRSEASYRFERGVDVEGVLPAIDRAAALLKQLAGGEVAPGIVESYPAPHRPSSIHLRPKRAEELLGVGVQRSEMATALKALGATIGSAPQGALMVTPPSFRRDLTREIDLVEEVARVLGYERIAAAMPVAPLAAGVLPARLRWERELKRMLIAAGFFEAVSLSFAATETNRLFPGLDIPAAASAVRIANPMNRDEPEMRRSLLPGLIAAWRVNRNQGARGLAAFSVARVYWQLDGPREAWRLAGLLVGELPRRGLGSPQTATFADAKGAVEMLLERLRVLDRVRFAATDAPPFHPGKSATLRCEGQVVGAVGALHPEIAFAIDLADPAWGFELDIEKLLPYCPQGSAFVGLPRFPATMRDVAVVVDESFPSERIVQFVRQWRPDLIEEVSLFDAYVGAPIPAGRKSLAYSIAYRAADRTLTDEEVNGLQSELRGALTRELGVALRE, from the coding sequence ATGAAGGTGCTGCTCAGTTGGCTGCGCGAGCTGGTGCCGATCGGGCTCGACACCCCGGCGCTGTGCGACCGCCTCTCGGCGGGCGGGCTGGTGGTCGACGGCGTCGAGGTGCTGGGCGCCGAGATCCGCGACGTCGTCGTCGCCGAGATCCTCAGCACCGCGCCGCATCCATCGGCCGAGCGCCTGACCGTGTGCGAGATCCGCACCGGAGCCGGCCCGACCGCGCCGGTGGTCTGCGGGGCGCGCAACATGCAGGCCGGCGATCGCGTCGCCTACGCGCCCCCCGGGGCGACGCTGCCCGGCGGCCGGCGCATCGAGCGCGTCGAGATCCGCGGCGTCGCCTCCGCCGGCATGCTGTGTTCGGAGGCCGAGCTGGGAATCGGCGCCGCGGCGGAGGGCATCCTGATCCTCGGTGCCGAGGCGCCGCTCGGCGCCCGCCTGGCGGCGCATCTCGGCATCGAGGACACGGTGCTCGACATCGACGTGACGCCGAATCGCGGCGACTGCCTGAGCATTCTCGGCATCGCCCGCGAGATCGCGGCGCTGACCGGCCAACCGCTGCCGCGCACCCGCAGCGCCCTGCGCGAGAAGGGCGCGCCGGCGATCGAGGCGATCGGCGTGCGCATCGAGGATCCGCTCGGCTGTCCGCGCTACGCGGCGCGCATCATCCGCGGCGTCAGCGTGCGGCCGTCGCCGTCGTGGGTGGCGCGGCGCCTGGAGGCGGTCGGCCTGCGCGCCATCAACAACGTCGTCGACGTCACCAACCTGGTGATGATCGAGCGCGGCCAGCCGCTGCACGCCTTCGACTACGCGAGGCTCGATCGGCGCGAAGTGGTCGTGCGCCGCGCCGGCGCCACGCAGCGGCTGCGCACGCTCGACGGCGTCGAGCGCTCCCTGGCGGCGGACGATCTGCTCATCACCACCGGCGAGACGCCGATCGCGCTCGCCGGCGTCATGGGCGGTGCCGACACCGAGGTCAGCGATGCCACGACGACGGTGCTGCTCGAGTCGGCCTGCTTCGATCCGGCGAGCATTCGCCGCACCGCGCGGCGCAGCGAGCTCCGCTCCGAGGCGTCGTATCGCTTCGAGCGCGGCGTCGACGTCGAGGGCGTGCTGCCGGCCATCGACCGCGCCGCCGCGCTGCTCAAGCAGCTCGCCGGCGGCGAGGTGGCGCCGGGCATCGTCGAGAGCTATCCCGCGCCGCACCGGCCGAGCAGCATCCATCTGCGGCCGAAGCGCGCCGAGGAGCTGCTCGGCGTCGGCGTGCAGCGGAGCGAGATGGCGACGGCGCTGAAGGCGCTCGGCGCGACGATCGGCAGCGCCCCGCAGGGCGCGCTGATGGTGACGCCGCCCAGCTTCCGCCGCGATCTGACGCGCGAGATCGATCTCGTGGAAGAGGTCGCGCGGGTCCTCGGCTACGAGCGCATCGCCGCCGCCATGCCGGTGGCGCCGCTCGCCGCCGGCGTGCTGCCGGCGCGCCTGCGCTGGGAGCGCGAGCTGAAGCGGATGCTGATCGCCGCGGGCTTCTTCGAAGCGGTGTCGCTGAGCTTCGCCGCGACCGAGACCAACCGGCTGTTCCCGGGGCTGGACATCCCGGCCGCCGCGTCGGCGGTCCGCATCGCGAACCCGATGAACCGCGACGAGCCCGAGATGCGGCGCAGCCTGCTGCCAGGCCTGATCGCCGCCTGGCGGGTCAATCGCAACCAGGGCGCCCGCGGTCTGGCCGCATTCTCGGTGGCCCGCGTCTACTGGCAGCTCGACGGCCCGCGCGAGGCCTGGCGCCTGGCGGGCCTGCTGGTCGGCGAGCTGCCGCGGCGCGGGCTGGGCAGTCCGCAGACGGCGACCTTCGCCGACGCCAAGGGGGCAGTCGAGATGCTGCTCGAGCGCCTGCGCGTCCTCGACCGGGTGCGGTTCGCGGCGACCGACGCGCCGCCGTTCCATCCCGGCAAGAGCGCCACCCTGCGCTGCGAGGGGCAGGTCGTCGGCGCCGTCGGCGCCCTTCACCCGGAGATCGCCTTCGCGATCGATCTTGCCGATCCCGCCTGGGGGTTCGAGCTTGACATCGAGAAACTGCTTCCATACTGTCCGCAAGGTTCTGCTTTTGTTGGATTGCCGCGCTTCCCGGCGACCATGCGGGACGTCGCGGTCGTAGTCGACGAGAGCTTCCCGTCGGAGCGAATCGTGCAGTTCGTGCGCCAGTGGCGGCCTGACCTGATCGAAGAGGTGTCGTTGTTCGACGCCTATGTCGGCGCGCCGATCCCGGCTGGGCGCAAGAGCCTCGCGTACAGCATCGCCTACCGGGCGGCTGATCGCACGCTGACGGACGAGGAAGTGAACGGGCTGCAGAGCGAGCTGCGCGGCGCCCTGACACGCGAGCTCGGCGTCGCCCTGCGCGAGTGA
- a CDS encoding integration host factor subunit alpha, which produces MTKADIVERIHERVGFSKKEASEVVDSIFEVIKAQLERGQKVKVSGFGNFVVHEKRPRKGRNPQTGETIIIRGRRVLGFKASPMLKKSMNPEA; this is translated from the coding sequence TTGACCAAGGCCGACATCGTCGAGCGCATTCACGAGCGCGTCGGATTCTCGAAGAAGGAGGCCAGCGAGGTGGTCGACTCGATCTTCGAGGTCATCAAAGCGCAGCTCGAGCGCGGCCAGAAGGTCAAGGTCTCCGGTTTCGGCAACTTCGTCGTGCACGAGAAGCGGCCGCGCAAGGGCCGCAACCCGCAGACCGGGGAGACGATCATCATCCGCGGCCGGCGCGTGCTCGGCTTCAAGGCCAGCCCGATGCTCAAGAAGAGCATGAATCCCGAGGCCTGA
- a CDS encoding MerR family transcriptional regulator — protein sequence MTAGAPDLPDKLYFKIGEVAKIVGVKPYVLRYWETEFSMIRPGKTRSQHRLYRRRDVEALLEIKRLLHNERYTIEGAKRRLKSLSRTAPAGPEPRPQLTLPLGERTYRNALVRVRRDLQALYDLLR from the coding sequence ATGACCGCCGGCGCTCCCGATCTCCCCGACAAGCTGTACTTCAAGATCGGGGAGGTGGCGAAGATCGTCGGCGTCAAACCGTACGTCCTGCGCTACTGGGAGACCGAGTTCTCCATGATCCGGCCCGGCAAGACGCGGTCCCAGCACCGCCTCTACCGGCGCCGCGACGTCGAGGCGCTGCTCGAGATCAAGCGCCTCCTGCACAACGAGCGCTACACGATCGAGGGCGCCAAGCGGCGGTTGAAATCGCTGTCCAGGACCGCCCCCGCCGGCCCCGAGCCGCGGCCGCAGCTCACCCTGCCGCTCGGCGAACGGACCTACCGCAACGCCCTGGTCCGCGTTCGCCGCGACCTGCAGGCGCTGTACGACTTGCTGCGCTGA